A region from the Oncorhynchus tshawytscha isolate Ot180627B linkage group LG26, Otsh_v2.0, whole genome shotgun sequence genome encodes:
- the LOC112224955 gene encoding gamma-crystallin M2-like yields the protein MGKIVFFEDKNFQGHSYECNSDCPDLHSYFSRCNSIRVESGCWVLYERPNYGGYQYMLTPGEYADHQQWMGFNDNIRSCRSIKNVYGNSCKIRFYDRPDLAGQMEEWSEDCPSVHKAFKFCEFHSAVVMDGAWVFYELPNYRGQQ from the exons ATGGGAAAG atcGTATTCTTTGAGGATAAGAATTTCCAAGGTCATAGTTATGAGTGCAACAGCGACTGCCCAGACCTGCACTCCTACTTCAGCCGCTGTAACTCCATCAGGGTGGAGAGCGGCTGCTGGGTGCTGTACGAGCGCCCCAACTACGGAGGCTACCAGTACATGCTGACCCCTGGAGAGTA TGCTGACCACCAGCAGTGGATGGGCTTCAATGACAACATCAGATCCTGTCGCTCTATTAAAAAT GTCTATGGAAATTCCTGCAAGATCAGGTTCTATGACAGGCCAGATTTAGCTGGCCAGATGGAAGAGTGGAGCGAAGACTGCCCATCGGTCCACAAAGCCTTCAAGTTCTGTGAATTCCACTCTGCTGTAGTGATGGATGGTGCCTGGGTCTTCTATGAGCTGCCCAACTACAGGGGTCAGCAGTAA